In one window of Aceticella autotrophica DNA:
- a CDS encoding MogA/MoaB family molybdenum cofactor biosynthesis protein, producing MIKVGILTVSDKGFRGERKDTSGALIEEMVEGIDGKVERYTIVPDEEDMISKELIEMSDVYQLDLIFTTGGTGFSVRDVTPEATLKVIEKEALGIAEAMRFKSLQITPKAMLSRAVAGIRKKSLIINLPGSEKAVKECLEFILPALPHGIGILKGEIRECGKN from the coding sequence ATGATAAAGGTTGGGATATTAACCGTTAGTGATAAGGGCTTCAGAGGTGAAAGAAAAGATACATCCGGGGCATTGATAGAAGAAATGGTTGAAGGAATAGACGGAAAGGTTGAAAGATATACTATTGTGCCTGATGAAGAGGACATGATTTCAAAGGAACTTATAGAAATGAGTGATGTATATCAGCTTGACCTGATTTTTACAACAGGTGGGACAGGTTTTTCTGTTAGAGATGTAACACCAGAGGCGACCTTGAAGGTGATTGAAAAGGAGGCTTTAGGCATAGCTGAAGCAATGCGGTTTAAATCACTCCAGATAACGCCGAAAGCCATGCTGTCAAGAGCCGTGGCTGGAATAAGAAAAAAATCCCTTATAATAAATCTTCCCGGAAGTGAAAAAGCTGTTAAAGAATGTTTAGAATTTATTTTACCTGCACTTCCTCATGGCATAGGCATTTTAAAGGGAGAAATAAGGGAGTGCGGGAAAAACTAA
- the moaC gene encoding cyclic pyranopterin monophosphate synthase MoaC: protein MELTHFDDEGRAKMVNVGDKGITERVAVARGSISMKPETLEFILTNRIKKGDVLAVAQIGGIMGVKKTGDLIPMCHNIIIEGADIRFSIDKNNSRINIEAEVHITGKTGVEMEALTAVSVAALTIYDMCKAVDKTMTIDNIRLIKKSGGRSGTFMREVL from the coding sequence ATGGAATTGACCCATTTCGATGATGAAGGAAGAGCCAAGATGGTAAACGTGGGAGACAAGGGGATTACAGAAAGAGTGGCGGTTGCGCGTGGGAGTATTTCGATGAAGCCGGAAACACTGGAATTTATTTTAACAAACAGAATAAAAAAAGGTGATGTATTGGCTGTTGCGCAGATTGGCGGAATTATGGGCGTTAAAAAGACCGGTGACTTGATACCAATGTGTCACAACATTATAATAGAAGGAGCAGATATTAGATTCAGTATTGATAAAAATAACTCCAGAATCAATATAGAGGCAGAAGTACATATAACAGGAAAGACTGGGGTTGAGATGGAGGCATTGACGGCTGTCAGTGTAGCTGCCCTAACAATATATGACATGTGTAAAGCCGTTGATAAAACCATGACAATTGATAATATCCGTCTTATAAAGAAATCAGGCGGCAGATCCGGAACTTTTATGAGAGAGGTGCTATAA
- a CDS encoding MOSC domain-containing protein, with the protein MNGVVLSVNISEKKGVPKTPISEGFFKKDFGLEGDGHAGGNPVRQVTLLSVETIEEMSALGIQGLKPGMIAENITTKGIEIYKLPIGTRLKIGEAIMEISMIGKECEKPENCSLHIDVKKCIAKERIVFVKVIEGGNIKLGDKIKVIEEE; encoded by the coding sequence ATGAATGGAGTAGTTTTATCAGTAAACATAAGTGAAAAAAAGGGTGTACCTAAGACACCTATATCAGAAGGTTTTTTCAAAAAAGACTTTGGGCTTGAAGGTGATGGTCATGCAGGAGGGAATCCTGTCCGTCAGGTAACATTGCTAAGTGTAGAAACCATTGAGGAGATGTCAGCTTTAGGAATTCAAGGTTTAAAACCCGGTATGATTGCCGAAAATATTACGACTAAGGGGATAGAGATTTATAAGTTGCCCATCGGTACAAGACTTAAAATTGGCGAAGCAATAATGGAGATTTCAATGATAGGAAAAGAGTGTGAAAAGCCCGAAAACTGTTCTTTGCATATAGATGTAAAAAAATGTATAGCAAAGGAACGGATAGTTTTTGTAAAGGTTATTGAAGGTGGTAATATCAAGCTGGGAGATAAAATTAAAGTAATTGAGGAGGAGTAA